From Microcystis aeruginosa NIES-2549, a single genomic window includes:
- the glpX gene encoding class II fructose-bisphosphatase gives MESTLGLEIIEVVEQAAIASSKWMGKGEKNIADHVAVEAMRERMNKIHMRGRIVIGEGERDEAPMLYIGEEVGICTQADAKQYCNPDELVEIDIAVDPCEGTNLVAYGQNGSMAVLAISEKGGLFAAPDFYMKKLAAPPAAKGHVDINKSATENLKVLSDCLNRSIEELVVVVMDRPRHKELIQEIRNAGARVRLISDGDVSAAISCAFSGTNIHALMGIGAAPEGVISAAAMRCLGGHFQGQLIYDPEVVKTGLIGESREGNLARLQEMGITNPDRVYGCEELASGQTVLFAACGITPGTLMEGVRFFHGGARTQSLVISTQSKTARFVDTVHLFDQPKYIQLR, from the coding sequence GTGGAAAGTACGCTAGGGTTAGAAATTATCGAAGTGGTCGAACAGGCTGCCATTGCCTCCTCGAAGTGGATGGGTAAAGGCGAAAAAAATATCGCCGATCACGTCGCTGTGGAAGCGATGCGCGAACGGATGAATAAAATCCATATGCGTGGTCGCATCGTTATTGGAGAAGGGGAAAGAGACGAAGCTCCTATGCTCTATATTGGCGAAGAAGTGGGTATCTGTACCCAAGCTGATGCCAAACAATATTGTAATCCCGACGAATTAGTCGAAATCGATATCGCCGTCGATCCCTGCGAAGGCACTAACTTGGTTGCCTACGGTCAAAATGGTTCTATGGCCGTGTTAGCGATCTCCGAAAAAGGTGGGTTATTCGCCGCTCCTGACTTTTATATGAAAAAATTAGCCGCTCCCCCAGCAGCTAAAGGTCATGTGGATATTAATAAATCGGCGACGGAAAACCTGAAAGTTCTTTCCGATTGTCTCAATCGTTCGATCGAAGAACTGGTGGTAGTGGTGATGGATCGTCCCCGTCACAAGGAATTAATCCAAGAAATCCGCAACGCCGGGGCCAGAGTTCGTCTGATCAGCGATGGTGACGTATCGGCCGCTATTTCCTGCGCTTTTTCGGGAACTAATATTCATGCTCTCATGGGTATCGGTGCCGCTCCAGAAGGGGTAATCTCGGCGGCGGCTATGCGTTGTCTAGGCGGTCACTTCCAGGGACAATTAATCTATGATCCGGAAGTGGTCAAAACCGGTTTAATCGGCGAAAGCCGCGAGGGTAATCTCGCTCGTCTGCAAGAAATGGGCATCACTAATCCCGATCGCGTTTACGGTTGCGAAGAATTAGCCAGTGGCCAAACCGTCCTCTTTGCCGCCTGTGGGATCACCCCCGGCACCCTGATGGAAGGGGTACGCTTCTTCCATGGTGGCGCTCGTACCCAAAGCTTGGTTATCTCCACCCAATCGAAAACCGCTCGCTTCGTCGATACCGTTCACCTGTTCGACCAACCCAAATACATTCAACTGAGATAA
- a CDS encoding sulfite exporter TauE/SafE family protein: MLTPIQYGFLAIAAVAAGLINALAGGGSLITFPTLMAVGIPPVMANVTNTVALCPGYLGATLAQKKDLHGQQKRIWLLLPSAVIGGIIGGILLLNSSDKVFERLIPFLILLAAALLAFQDTLRSWLQRRQGDENGHIPEILAVLPIALASIYGGYFGAGLGVIKLAILGLFLKDNLTRLNALKQLLSLVVNVAASWFFLFSNHVYWSAAIVVAIGSLIGGLLGGKLARIISPSYLRQTVVILSIITAIVYWLR; this comes from the coding sequence ATGCTCACGCCTATTCAGTATGGCTTCTTGGCAATCGCTGCGGTGGCTGCCGGCTTAATTAACGCTCTTGCCGGTGGCGGTAGTCTGATTACTTTTCCAACGCTGATGGCGGTGGGTATCCCACCGGTGATGGCAAATGTGACTAATACCGTCGCTTTATGCCCCGGTTATCTGGGGGCAACCCTCGCCCAAAAAAAAGACCTGCACGGGCAACAAAAACGGATTTGGTTATTACTACCATCGGCAGTTATTGGCGGCATTATCGGTGGTATTTTGCTGTTAAATAGTAGTGATAAAGTATTTGAGCGCCTGATTCCTTTTTTGATTCTTTTAGCGGCGGCTTTATTGGCTTTTCAAGATACTTTACGCTCTTGGTTGCAGCGGCGACAGGGGGACGAAAATGGTCATATACCAGAAATTTTGGCGGTTTTACCCATCGCTCTCGCTTCAATTTATGGTGGTTATTTTGGAGCGGGTTTAGGGGTGATTAAGTTGGCAATTTTGGGCTTATTTCTCAAGGATAATCTCACGAGATTAAATGCTTTAAAACAGTTGCTTTCTTTGGTGGTTAATGTGGCTGCATCTTGGTTTTTTCTCTTTTCTAATCACGTATATTGGTCGGCAGCGATAGTGGTAGCAATTGGCTCTTTAATTGGGGGTTTATTGGGGGGAAAACTAGCTAGAATTATCTCTCCTAGTTATCTGCGTCAGACCGTGGTAATTCTGAGTATTATTACCGCTATAGTTTATTGGCTTCGTTAA
- a CDS encoding glucose-6-phosphate isomerase, with product MDNLQLWQRYQDWLYYHPNLELYLDVSRIPFDEAFLKGLEAKFERAFQDMAALEQGAIANPDEQRMVGHYWLRAPELAPNQELRDEITEPLAQIKEFVKKIHSGAIKPPNRAKFSHILCVGIGGSALGPQFVAEALSPLNPPLEIAFIDNTDPKGIDRTLAHLPLATTLVIVTSKSGGTPEARNGMLEVRNAYEKQDLDFPPHAVAVTMPGSQLDKYAQDWLTRFPMQDWVGGRTSELSAVGLLPAALQGIDIDEMLAGAKEMDIATRVHNLKKNPSALLALAWYHEGKGKGEKDMVILPYKDSLYLFSRYLQQLVMESLGKEKDLDGNKVYQGIAVYGNKGSTDQHAYVQQLREGIPNFFATFIEVLKDRQGDSMEVETGSTAGDFLSGLLQGTRQALYENSRHSITITIPEVTPRQVGALIALYERAVSFYASLVNINAYHQPGVEAGKKAAASILDLQRKIVQVVRETGTALDLTTLAAKIGASDQVEAIYKIVRHLNANQRSLTITGDLSKPETIQISTR from the coding sequence ATGGATAATCTGCAACTCTGGCAACGTTACCAAGATTGGTTATACTATCACCCTAACCTAGAACTTTATCTCGATGTCAGTCGGATTCCCTTCGATGAGGCTTTTCTCAAAGGTCTAGAAGCAAAATTTGAGCGTGCTTTCCAAGATATGGCAGCTTTAGAACAGGGTGCGATCGCCAATCCTGACGAACAGCGTATGGTCGGCCACTACTGGCTGCGCGCTCCTGAACTCGCTCCTAACCAGGAATTGCGGGACGAAATCACCGAACCCCTAGCACAGATCAAAGAATTTGTCAAGAAAATTCACTCCGGAGCGATTAAGCCGCCCAATCGGGCAAAATTTAGCCATATCCTCTGTGTAGGCATCGGGGGGTCTGCTTTGGGTCCCCAATTCGTTGCCGAGGCTCTATCCCCCCTTAATCCCCCCTTAGAGATTGCTTTTATTGATAATACCGACCCTAAAGGCATCGATCGCACCTTAGCCCATTTACCCCTAGCTACCACCCTGGTTATCGTCACCAGTAAATCCGGCGGCACTCCCGAAGCGAGAAACGGAATGTTAGAAGTCCGCAACGCTTACGAAAAACAAGATTTAGACTTTCCGCCACACGCGGTCGCCGTCACTATGCCTGGTAGCCAACTGGACAAATACGCCCAAGATTGGCTAACTCGTTTCCCCATGCAGGATTGGGTCGGTGGTCGTACATCAGAACTATCCGCCGTCGGTCTTCTCCCGGCCGCTTTGCAGGGTATCGACATCGATGAAATGTTAGCCGGGGCCAAAGAAATGGACATCGCCACCCGCGTCCATAACCTGAAAAAAAATCCTAGCGCCCTACTGGCTCTAGCTTGGTATCATGAGGGCAAGGGCAAGGGAGAGAAAGATATGGTGATTCTGCCCTACAAAGACAGTCTCTATCTCTTTAGCCGCTATCTGCAACAATTGGTCATGGAGTCCCTCGGTAAAGAAAAAGACCTCGATGGTAATAAGGTTTACCAAGGTATCGCCGTCTATGGTAACAAAGGTTCCACGGACCAACACGCCTACGTTCAACAATTACGCGAAGGGATTCCCAATTTCTTCGCCACTTTTATTGAAGTGTTAAAAGACCGACAAGGAGATTCCATGGAAGTGGAAACTGGCTCCACTGCTGGCGATTTTCTCTCAGGATTACTGCAAGGTACTCGACAAGCTTTATACGAAAATAGTCGTCACTCTATCACTATCACTATCCCAGAGGTTACTCCCCGTCAGGTAGGGGCCTTAATTGCCCTCTACGAACGGGCCGTTAGTTTCTATGCTAGTTTAGTTAATATTAACGCCTACCATCAACCGGGGGTAGAAGCAGGGAAAAAAGCCGCCGCTTCCATTCTGGATTTACAAAGAAAAATCGTGCAAGTTGTTCGGGAAACGGGAACCGCTCTCGACCTAACCACACTAGCGGCTAAAATCGGCGCTAGTGACCAAGTTGAAGCTATCTATAAAATCGTCCGTCATCTCAACGCTAATCAGCGCAGTTTAACTATTACCGGCGATTTAAGTAAACCAGAAACGATCCAAATCTCTACCCGCTAA
- a CDS encoding glutamyl-tRNA reductase produces MNIAVVGLSHKTAPVEIREKLSIPEAKIESALTHLKGYPHIQEVAIISTCNRLEIYAVVTDTEKGVVEITQFLAEIGHIPLNVLRRYLFTLLHQDAVRHLLRVSAGLESLVLGEGQILAQVKNTHKLAQKYNSISQLLDRLFKQAMTAGKRVRTETSIGTGAVSISSAAVELAHAKVADLSSKKIAIIGAGKMSRLLVTHLLAKGSQQIAIVNRSQRRAQELACEFPNVPIQLYGLEEMMATVAASDIVFTSTGATEPILTKNLLTEVTIAANSLMLIDISVPRNVHTDVKELAQVQAFNVDDLKAVVAANQESRRQMAREAEALLEQEVEAFELWWRSLDTVPTISCLRSKIEDIREQELEKALSRLGTEFAEKHQEVIEAMTRGIVNKILHEPMVQLRAQQDIEARKRCLQSLQMLFNLSVGEEYS; encoded by the coding sequence ATGAATATTGCTGTAGTGGGCTTGAGTCACAAGACAGCCCCTGTGGAAATTCGCGAAAAATTGAGTATCCCGGAAGCGAAAATCGAGTCCGCCCTTACCCACCTCAAGGGTTATCCCCACATCCAAGAGGTGGCTATTATCAGCACCTGTAACCGTTTGGAAATCTACGCCGTGGTTACGGATACGGAAAAGGGCGTGGTGGAAATTACCCAGTTTCTCGCTGAAATCGGGCATATTCCCCTTAATGTCCTGCGTCGTTATCTGTTTACCCTACTGCATCAGGATGCTGTCCGTCATCTGCTCCGGGTGTCGGCCGGTTTAGAAAGTCTTGTCCTCGGGGAAGGGCAAATTCTCGCTCAAGTTAAAAATACCCATAAATTAGCTCAAAAGTACAATAGTATTAGCCAATTACTCGATCGCCTGTTTAAACAAGCGATGACTGCCGGTAAACGCGTCCGCACGGAAACCAGCATCGGCACGGGAGCCGTATCGATCAGTTCGGCGGCGGTGGAGTTAGCCCATGCTAAGGTGGCAGACCTCAGCAGCAAGAAAATCGCTATTATCGGGGCAGGGAAAATGTCCCGATTATTAGTTACTCACCTTCTGGCTAAGGGTTCTCAGCAAATTGCGATCGTCAATCGCTCCCAAAGACGGGCCCAGGAGTTGGCCTGTGAATTTCCTAACGTACCAATCCAACTATATGGCTTAGAAGAGATGATGGCTACGGTAGCGGCATCGGATATCGTCTTTACCAGTACCGGGGCCACGGAACCAATTTTAACTAAAAATTTATTGACAGAAGTGACGATTGCTGCTAACTCGCTGATGTTAATCGATATTTCTGTTCCCCGCAACGTCCACACCGACGTGAAGGAATTGGCACAAGTGCAAGCTTTTAACGTCGATGATCTTAAAGCGGTGGTTGCCGCCAATCAGGAAAGTCGCCGTCAGATGGCCAGGGAAGCAGAGGCACTCCTAGAGCAGGAAGTGGAAGCTTTCGAGCTTTGGTGGCGTTCTTTGGACACTGTACCGACAATTAGCTGTTTAAGAAGCAAAATTGAAGATATTCGCGAACAGGAATTAGAAAAGGCCCTCTCCCGTTTGGGGACGGAATTCGCCGAAAAACACCAAGAAGTTATCGAAGCAATGACCCGCGGTATCGTTAATAAAATCCTTCACGAACCCATGGTACAACTGCGGGCCCAACAGGATATCGAAGCGCGTAAGCGCTGTTTACAATCCCTGCAAATGCTCTTTAATCTCAGTGTCGGGGAGGAATATAGTTAG
- a CDS encoding DUF2854 domain-containing protein: MLRKIRLSYFGLILGSILTVIGIIGYAQGNATVNLAGFFYGLPLLLGGLALKASEIKPIPFSQPSSPEILQLRQQQATVTQTKLRNDVTRYRYGQEVHLDEALEKLGLSPTDEERPTLVAIRETAVDSAYCLTLEFESPLLPLEKWLAKQEKIERYFGPGIRAEIKQVDEEKIDLALITIPNA, encoded by the coding sequence ATGCTCAGGAAAATTAGACTATCGTACTTTGGCTTAATTTTAGGCAGTATTTTAACGGTTATCGGGATTATCGGTTATGCCCAAGGTAACGCCACGGTCAATTTAGCGGGGTTTTTCTACGGATTACCCTTATTATTGGGAGGTTTAGCCCTAAAAGCTTCAGAAATCAAACCCATACCCTTTAGTCAACCCAGTAGCCCCGAAATCTTGCAATTGCGCCAACAACAGGCTACTGTCACCCAAACCAAACTTCGCAACGATGTCACCCGCTATCGCTACGGACAGGAGGTGCATCTGGATGAAGCCCTAGAAAAGCTGGGATTAAGCCCCACGGACGAGGAAAGACCCACTTTAGTGGCAATTCGTGAAACTGCTGTTGATTCCGCCTATTGTCTCACCCTAGAATTTGAATCGCCCCTTTTACCCCTAGAAAAGTGGCTGGCAAAACAGGAAAAAATCGAGAGATACTTTGGACCAGGAATTAGAGCCGAAATTAAGCAAGTTGACGAGGAAAAAATTGATTTAGCCCTAATTACTATCCCTAACGCCTAA
- a CDS encoding type II toxin-antitoxin system HicB family antitoxin: MKWRVILEPDPDTNEWAIWCPELPGCTSAGITQEEALKNIREAIELYLQPDAIDLLPGAVIREVMVG, encoded by the coding sequence ATGAAATGGCGAGTGATACTTGAACCCGATCCCGATACAAACGAATGGGCAATTTGGTGTCCAGAACTGCCCGGATGCACATCTGCCGGTATTACACAAGAGGAAGCTCTCAAAAATATACGCGAAGCGATCGAGCTTTATTTACAACCTGATGCTATCGACCTTCTACCCGGAGCAGTAATCCGTGAGGTTATGGTCGGATGA
- the dusB gene encoding tRNA dihydrouridine synthase DusB — translation MAIYSSPLKIGNLEVHSRVLQSPLSGVTDLVFRRLVRRFAPDSMLYTEMVNATEISQLQELPQLMVIGDKEQPISMQLFDCRPDFMAVAAEKAVKEGAMTIDINMGCPVNKITKKGGGSSLLRQPEIAEQIVREVVGAVSVPVTVKTRLGWNAQEINIIDFARRLEDAGAQMLTLHARTREQGYHGPADWQWIKRVKEVLSIPVIANGDIVSVEAAINCLEFTRADGVMCSRGTLGYPYLVGEIDYYLKTGKKWPKPTSIDLLSLAKEHLQGLWLYKGQRGIWQARKHLAWYCQDFTGAAVWRDRFSRIESLGEGCDLIDGAIAQLNLENENIYR, via the coding sequence ATGGCTATCTACTCATCCCCTCTCAAAATCGGTAACTTAGAAGTGCATAGCCGCGTCTTGCAATCACCTTTATCCGGTGTCACCGATTTAGTGTTTCGGCGCTTGGTGAGACGCTTTGCTCCTGATTCCATGCTCTATACCGAGATGGTCAACGCGACAGAAATCTCCCAGCTGCAAGAGTTACCGCAATTGATGGTTATCGGGGACAAAGAACAACCAATTAGTATGCAGTTATTTGATTGCCGTCCCGATTTTATGGCTGTGGCGGCGGAAAAAGCGGTTAAAGAAGGAGCGATGACCATCGATATTAATATGGGTTGTCCAGTTAATAAAATTACTAAAAAAGGCGGCGGTTCTTCGCTTTTACGACAGCCAGAAATTGCCGAGCAAATTGTTAGGGAAGTCGTGGGAGCGGTATCGGTGCCGGTAACGGTGAAAACTCGCTTGGGATGGAACGCCCAAGAGATTAATATTATCGATTTTGCCCGTCGTTTAGAAGATGCGGGAGCGCAAATGTTGACCCTGCACGCACGCACTAGGGAACAGGGTTATCACGGGCCGGCCGATTGGCAATGGATTAAACGGGTGAAGGAGGTTTTATCGATTCCTGTCATTGCTAATGGTGATATTGTTTCTGTGGAAGCGGCGATTAATTGTTTGGAATTTACCCGGGCTGATGGGGTGATGTGTTCGCGGGGAACCCTCGGTTATCCCTATTTGGTGGGGGAAATCGATTATTACCTCAAAACAGGCAAAAAGTGGCCGAAACCCACCTCTATTGACCTGTTAAGCCTAGCTAAAGAGCATTTACAGGGGCTATGGCTATACAAGGGACAACGCGGTATTTGGCAAGCTCGGAAACATCTGGCTTGGTATTGTCAGGATTTTACCGGTGCGGCGGTTTGGCGCGATCGGTTTTCGCGCATCGAATCCCTGGGGGAGGGCTGTGATTTGATTGATGGAGCTATTGCCCAATTAAACCTTGAAAACGAGAATATTTACAGATAA